One Phaseolus vulgaris cultivar G19833 chromosome 4, P. vulgaris v2.0, whole genome shotgun sequence DNA window includes the following coding sequences:
- the LOC137838231 gene encoding putative disease resistance protein RGA3, whose translation MKEVLEKLEYLSRQKDVLALKEGSYSRVRSGRKVSQKLQSTFFVVESVIYGRDAEKDIIINWLKLETDNRNQPSILILSIVGMGGLGKTTLAQHVYNDPKIEDAKLDIKAWVCVSDYFHVFTVTRTIIEAFTGEKDNSRNLEMVYKRLEEKLLGRKFFLVLDDVWNEKPEEWEAVRTPLTYGAPGSRILVTTCGEKVASIMRSKVLCLKQLGEDECWNVFENHALKDGDLELNEELKEIDKRIVEKCVGLPLALKTIGCLLRTKSSISDLKNILVSDIWDLLKEDNEIIPALYLSYHHLPSHLKRCFAYWALFPKDYEFMKEELILLWMTQIFFTVSTTTS comes from the coding sequence ATGAAAGAAGTCTTGGAAAAACTAGAATATCTTTCAAGGCAAAAGGATGTTCTTGCTTTGAAAGAGGGTAGTTATTCTAGAGTTAGATCAGGTCGTAAAGTGTCACAGAAATTACAATCAACTTTTTTCGTTGTTGAAAGTGTTATTTATGGTAGAGATGCTGAAAAAGATATAATCATTAATTGGCTCAAATTGGAAACCGATAATCGAAACCAACCCTCAATACTTATACTTTCCATTGTGGGCATGGGTGGGTTGGGTAAGACCACACTTGCCCAACATGTCTACAATGACCCAAAGATCGAGGATGCAAAATTGGATATCAAAGCTTGGGTATGTGTTTCAgattattttcatgtttttacTGTGACAAGAACAATTATTGAGGCATTCACCGGTGAAAAAGATAATAGTAGGAATCTAGAAATGGTTTACAAAAGATTGGAAGAAAAATTGTTAGGAAGGaaattttttcttgttttggatGATGTTTGGAACGAAAAACCAGAAGAATGGGAAGCTGTGCGAACTCCTCTTACCTATGGGGCTCCAGGAAGTAGAATTCTTGTCACAACTTGTGGTGAGAAAGTTGCTTCTATCATGAGGTCTAAAGTGCTTTGCCTAAAGCAATTAGGAGAGGATGAATGTTggaatgtttttgaaaatcacGCATTGAAAGATGGTGATCTTGAATTGAATGAAGAGCTAAAGGAGATTGATAAAAGGATAGTTGAGAAGTGCGTGGGATTACCTCTAGCTTTGAAAACAATTGGATGTCTTTTACGCACAAAGTCATCCATTTCAGACTTGAAAAACATATTGGTAAGTGACATATGGGACTTACTAAAAGAAGACAATGAAATTATCCCTGCTCTATATTTGAGCTATCATCACCTTCCTTCTCATCTTAAAAGGTGTTTTGCTTATTGGGCTTTATTCCCCAAAGATTATGAGTTTATGAAGGAGGAGTTAATTTTGTTGTGGATGACCCAAATTTTTTTTACAGTGTCTACAACGACATCCTGA
- the LOC137837110 gene encoding UBP1-associated protein 2A-like yields the protein MARKRKQPPRPAKSAEPPLKQQQQQQPQLNVEAEYKEEELYEEEKEEEEEVEEEESEEIEEELAPSNETSKAPSTSCSSPSDDEEPIRDLLEPLGKHEIAKLLMEAASKHRDVAERIRRTADADPAHRKIFVHGLGWDTTVETLTAAFSSYGDIEDCKAVTDKATGKSKGYGFVLFKTRRAARNALRQPQKRIGNRTAACQLASVGPVQATISMAPGASDFSQRKIYVSNVSAELDPQRLLSFFARFGEIEEGPLGLDKVTGKPKGFCLFVYKSVEGAKRALEGPHKKFEGHILHCQKAIDGSKQQRVGVVQGSSHSGGFVGVGAVPMTGHLMAPAGPAAGGDVAGTAVQSVNPAVGQALTALLASRGAGLQLSGLLGIGSPGTNTSSYVGQGSVNHGGVVVGGYGNQVGLPSSYASQQQVGISGSGRVQQYHGVGQYGGVVPYTGH from the coding sequence ATGGCGAGGAAGCGAAAACAGCCACCTCGTCCGGCGAAATCCGCAGAGCCCCCTCTCAaacagcaacaacaacaacagcCCCAATTGAATGTTGAAGCAGAGTATAAAGAAGAGGAACTATacgaagaagaaaaagaagaagaagaagaagtagaagaagaagaaagcgAAGAAATTGAAGAGGAATTAGCACCGAGCAATGAAACCTCCAAGGCCCCCTCCACGTCTTGCTCCTCTCCAAGCGACGACGAGGAGCCAATCCGGGACCTTCTAGAACCCCTCGGCAAGCATGAGATCGCGAAACTTCTCATGGAGGCCGCCTCCAAGCACCGCGACGTGGCGGAACGGATACGACGCACCGCCGACGCCGATCCCGCGCACCGCAAGATCTTTGTACATGGCCTCGGCTGGGACACCACCGTCGAAACCCTCACCGCCGCTTTTTCCTCCTACGGCGACATCGAGGACTGCAAGGCCGTTACGGACAAGGCCACCGGAAAGTCCAAGGGCTATGGCTTCGTCCTTTTCAAGACCCGTCGCGCTGCGCGGAACGCTCTTCGCCAGCCGCAGAAGAGGATCGGCAACCGCACTGCGGCTTGCCAGCTGGCGTCCGTGGGCCCAGTCCAGGCGACGATTTCGATGGCGCCCGGGGCTTCAGATTTCTCGCAGAGGAAGATCTACGTGAGCAATGTGAGTGCGGAATTGGACCCGCAGAGGCTTCTTTCGTTTTTTGCGCGGTTTGGGGAGATTGAGGAAGGACCTTTGGGGCTTGATAAGGTAACTGGGAAACCGAAGGGGTTCTGTTTGTTTGTTTATAAGAGTGTGGAGGGTGCAAAGCGGGCGTTGGAGGGGCCGCACAAGAAGTTTGAGGGGCATATTTTGCATTGCCAGAAGGCAATTGATGGTTCGAAGCAACAGCGAGTAGGGGTGGTGCAAGGTAGTTCTCATAGTGGTGGGTTTGTTGGTGTGGGGGCAGTGCCAATGACGGGGCACTTGATGGCTCCAGCCGGGCCAGCGGCAGGAGGAGATGTAGCAGGGACGGCAGTGCAGTCAGTTAATCCGGCAGTTGGGCAGGCACTGACGGCATTGCTGGCATCTCGGGGTGCCGGGTTGCAATTGAGTGGGTTGTTGGGGATTGGGTCACCGGGGACGAACACTAGCAGTTATGTTGGACAAGGGAGTGTGAATCATGGGGGTGTTGTTGTTGGGGGGTATGGGAATCAAGTAGGGCTGCCAAGTTCATATGCAAGCCAGCAGCAGGTGGGGATAAGTGGATCTGGAAGAGTGCAGCAGTATCATGGTGTGGGACAGTATGGTGGCGTTGTGCCTTACACGGGCCACTAG
- the LOC137837114 gene encoding ABSCISIC ACID-INSENSITIVE 5-like protein 3: protein MGSQGGAVQEPNTTTSTTPLVRQGSLYNLTLDELHNQLGNLGKPLGSMNLDELLKSVWIAEVRGEAPGLDFGGGDADMQDGPAASASFLNPQGSLTLSRDLSRKTVDEVWRDMQLKKGTCRDKKTQERQPTMGEMTLEDFLVKAGVVPDSDGVSSQHGHWMQYQHPSVQHQNMVVGGYVAGHAIQQPFHTTLNLVLDAAYSEPASLVGALSDTQTPSRKRLASGDLVERTVERRHKRMIKNRESAARSRARRQAYTQELEIKVKQLEVENERLRRLNEIEKALPSEPPPEPKQQLRRTSSAIF from the exons ATGGGATCTCAAGGTGGGGCAGTTCAAGAGCCAAATACTACTACTAGTACTACCCCTTTGGTTAGGCAAGGATCCTTGTATAATCTGACCCTAGATGAGTTGCATAACCAGCTTGGGAATTTGGGGAAGCCACTTGGCAGCATGAATCTTGATGAGTTGCTGAAGAGTGTGTGGATTGCTGAAGTTCGTGGTGAGGCCCCGGGCTTGGACTTTGGTGGTGGTGATGCTGACATGCAAGATGGTCCTGCTGCTTCTGCTTCCTTTCTGAATCCTCAGGGAAGTCTAACTTTGTCAAGGGATCTAAGCAGGAAAACTGTTGATGAGGTGTGGAGAGACATGCAACTGAAGAAGGGTACTTGTAGGGATAAGAAAACCCAGGAAAGACAGCCTACAATGGGTGAGATGACTCTGGAGGACTTCTTGGTGAAGGCTGGAGTGGTTCCTGATTCAGATGGGGTTTCCTCACAGCATGGCCATTGGATGCAATACCAGCACCCTTCAGTGCAGCATCAGAATATGGTTGTTGGGGGTTATGTGGCTGGGCATGCCATTCAGCAGCCTTTCCACACTACGTTGAATCTAGTTTTGGATGCAGCATACTCTGAACCGGCTTCTTTAGTAGGAGCATTATCGGATACACAAACTCCCAGTCGAAAAAGGCTTGCCTCTGGTGATCTGGTGGAGAGAACTGTGGAGAGGAGGCACAAGAGAATGATTAAAAATAGAGAATCTGCTGCTCGATCTCGGGCAAGAAGACAG GCATACACACAAGAACTGGAGATTAAAGTTAAGCAATTAGAAGTGGAGAATGAAAGGCTTAGAAGACTGAAT GAGATCGAGAAGGCATTGCCATCTGAGCCACCACCTGAGCCTAAGCAACAGCTACGCAGAACGAGTTCAGCCATCTTTTGA
- the LOC137837111 gene encoding 14 kDa zinc-binding protein, whose product MSAKNNNIRDRISVLASHLTSSSAMASEKEAALAAIPSDADAPTIFDKIINKEIPSTVVYEDDKVLAFRDITPQAPTHILIIPKVKDGLSGLSKAEERHFDILGRLLYTAKLVAKQEGLDDGFRIVINDGPKGCQSVYHIHVHLLGGRQMNWPAG is encoded by the exons ATGAGTGCCAAAAACAACAATATAAGGGACAGAATCAGTGTCTTGGCATCACACTTAACTAGTTCCAGCGCCATGGCTTCAGAGAAGGAAGCTGCTCTTGCTGCCATTCCATCTGATGCTGATGCTCCAACCAT ATTTGACAAGATCATCAATAAGGAGATTCCTTCTACTGTGGTTTATGAGGATGATAAG GTGCTTGCCTTCAGGGACATAACTCCTCAAGCTCCTACACATATTCTTATCATTCCTAAAGTCAAAGATGGGTTAAGTGGTCTATCCAAG GCAGAGGAAAGGCACTTTGATATTCTTGGCCGCCTTCTGTACACCGCGAAGCTGGTTGCAAAGCAAGAAGGTCTGGATGACGGCTTCAGGATTGTAATAAATGATGGGCCAAAGGGAT GCCAATCAGTTTACCACATTCATGTGCACCTCCTTGGGGGAAGACAGATGAACTGGCCTGCAGGCTAA